The Acidimicrobiia bacterium genome includes the window GTTGCTCGAGCGCATCCTCGACATCGCGGCGGACGAGCTCGGCATCGACGCCGCGGAGATCCGTCGTCGCAACTTCCTGCAGCCGTCGGAGTTCCCGCTCACGACGGTGACCGGCGCGAACTACGACAACGGCGAGTACGAGCGCGCCCTCGACGCGGTGCTCGCGGCGTCCGGCTACACCGCGTTGCGCGAGGAACAGCGTGCGCGGCGCGAGCGCGGCGACGTGAAGCAGCTCGGCATCGGTGTGGCGTCGTACGTCGAGATCACCGCTCCGGGTCTGTTCTCCGAGTACGGCGCGATCGAGGTGAACGAGGACGGCACGGTCACCGCGAAGGTCGGCACGAGCTCGCACGGGCAGGGCCACGAGACCGCGTTCGCGATGATCGTGAGCGAAGTGCTCGGCGTGCCGATGGAGAAGGTGCGCCTCGTGCAGTCCGACACTGCGGTCATCCCGCGTGGTCAGGGCACGATGGGATCGCGCTCGCTACAAACCGCGGGGACGGCCGTGTTCCAGGCCAGCGGGATCGTGCTCGACAAGGCGCGCCTGCTCGCCGCGCATCTGCTCGAGGCGAGCACCGACGACATCGTCGTCGGCGACGACGGCTTGGAAGTGACGGGCGTTCCCGCGAGCCGGGTGTCGTGGGCGGATCTCGCGTCGGCAGCGCTGGACCCGGCGCGGCGGCCGGAAGGGATGGAAGCGGGCCTCGCGCACGAGCTCGACTTCAACCAGGGTGAGTCGACGTTCCCGTTCGGCTCGCACGTCGCCGTCGTCGAGGTCGACACCGAGACGGGGCGCGTGGAGCTCGTACGCCACGTCGCCGTCGACGATTGCGGCCGCATCCTGAATCCGTTGCTCGTCGCCGGGCAGCAGCACGGCGGCATCGCGCAGGGCGCGGCGCAGGCGTTGTTCGAGCACGTGCAGTACGACGCCGACGGCAACCCGATCACCGCGAACCTCATGGACTACGCGATGCCGAGTGCCGCGGAGCTGCCGTCGTTCGAGGTCAGCAACACCGAGACGCCGACTTCGTTGAATCCGCTCGGCGCGAAGGGCATCGGTGAGTCGGGCACGATCGGTTCGACGCCGGCGGTGCAGAACGCGGTGGTGGACGCGCTGTCGCCGTTCGGTGTGCGCCACCTCGACATGCCGTGCACCGCGGAACGGGTGTGGCAGGCGCTGCGCGACGCGAAGGCTTCCGCCTCGGCATGAGCTCGTTCGCCGGGCCGCTGTTGCGGCTGACGTCGCACCAACACGCGGTGATCGTCGGGCACTGCTACGACGGATACCCGGACGAGGCCTGCGGGCTGTTGACCGGACGGCTCGTCGGTTCGGAGTCGGACGGGCGCGTCACCGACGCGGTGCCGTGTGTCAACGCGGCACGGTCGGCGCGCACGTACACGGTCGACGGGCGCGACTTCCTCCGGGTGAGTCGCGAGGCCGAGGCGCGCGGCGACGACATCGTCGGCGTGTGGCACTCGCACACGCACACGACCGCGTACCCGTCGCCGACGGATGTTCAGCTCGCCGCCGACCCGATGTGGTTGTACCTGATCGTGTCGCTGCGCGACGGCTTCCCCATGCTGCGCGCCTACCGCATCCGCGACGAGACCATCGCCGAGATCCCCATCACCATCGAGTCCTGACCCTCCCCCGCGCCGGCGAGCGGAGTGCGGCGGGCGGGGTGCGGCGGGCGAGGCGGGCGACGGAAGCGAGAGGTGGGAATTCTGACTGGGGAGGTCGGGCTTGTAGGCTGGGTCGCCCGCGAGCAAGAGGTTGTGCCGGTGTCCGTCGAGGTGAAGCTGCCTACCGTCCTGCGCACGCACGCCGACGGAAAGGCGTCGGTCCCGAGCGACGGCGCGACCGTGGGCGCGGTGTTCCACGACCTCGTCACCCGCTACCCGTCGATCCGCGGCAACCTGCTCGACGACGCCGGCGGGCTGCACAAGTTCGTCAACGTCTACAAGAACGACGACGACATCCGGTACCTCGAACAGCTCGACACCAAGCTCGACGACGGCGACATCCTGTCGATCATCCCCGCGGTCGCCGGAGGAGCCGGGCCGGCGACGAGCTGAGCGGCCGGCGAAGCACGCGACGCGTATGGCCCGCTACGACTCCATCCTCGACCTGATCGGCGAGACCCCGCTCGTCGCGTTGCACCAGCTCTCGCCGAACCCCGACGTCCGCATCTGGGCGAAGCTCGAGGGTCAGAACCCCGGCGGTTCGTCGAAGGATCGCATCGCCAAGAAGATGGTCGAGCTCGCCGAGCGCGACGGCGCGCTCGAACCGGGCGCGACCATCCTCGAGCCGTCGTCGGGCAACACCGGCATCGGCCTCGCGCTCGTCGCCCGCCTGCGCGGCTACAAGCTCCGCATCGTGATGCCGGAGAACGTGTCGCCCGAACGCCGGCAGCTGCTCGAGATCTTCGGCGCCGAGGTCACACCGTCGCCCGGCGAAGAGGGCAGCAACGGCGCGATCCGCATGGCCGAGAAGATCGCGGCCGAGCATCCCGAGTACGTGCTCCTCTTTCAGTACGGCAACCCCGCCAATCCGCTCGCGCACTACGAGGGCACCGGCCCGGAGATCTGGCGCGACTGCCCCGAGGTCGACGTGTTCGTCGCGGGCCTCGGCACGAGCGGCACGCTCATGGGCGTCGGCCGTTACCTGAAGGAGCGCAAGCCCGCGGTGAAGATCGTCGCGGTCGAGCCGCCCGCGGGCGAGCTCGTGCAAGGACTGCGCAATCTCGACGACGGGTTCGTCCCGCCGATCTTCGAGCGCGACGTGCTCGACCGGAAGTTCATCGTGCGTCCGCGCGAGTCGATCGAGCTGACCCGCCGATTGCTCGACGAATGCGGCGTGTTCTCCGGCATCTCGTCGGGCGCCGCGGTCGCGGGCGCGCTGAAGATGGCCGCGGAGATCGACTCGGGCACGATCGTCACCCTGCTGCCCGACGGCGGATGGAAGTACCTCTCGTCCGGCGCGTGGACCGACGACATCGACGTGGTCGAAGCGCGCGCGCAACAGATCAACTACTGGTGACCGACGCGATCGACGACGCCGCGGCCGTATTGCGCGCCGGCGGGCTCGTCGCGTTCCCGACCGAGACCGTGTACGGGCTCGGTGCCGACGCCGCGAACCCGCACGCGGTCGCGCGCATCTACGCGGTGAAGGGGCGGCCGAGCGACCACCCGATCATCGTGCATCTCGCGTCGGCGGACGCGCTCGACGACTACGCAGACGACGTCACCGACGCGACCCGCGCGCTCGCGCGCGCGTGCTGGCCGGGCCCACTCACGCTCGTCGTGCGCAGGCGCGCGCGCACGATCGCCGACGCAGTGACCGGCGGTCGCGACACCGTCGCGCTGCGCGTGCCCGCGCATCCGGTCGCGCAGGCGTTGCTCGAAGCGTTCGGCGGGGGAGTGGCGGCGCCCTCGGCGAACCGCTTCGGTCGCGTGAGCCCGACGACGGCCGCGCACGTGCGGGCCGATCTCGACGGTGACGTCGACGTCGTGCTCGACGGCGGCGCCGCGACCGTCGGCGTCGAGTCCACCATCGTCGACGGCAGCGGCCCGCACCCCGCGATCCTGCGCCTCGGCGGAGTGACGCAGACGACCGTCGAAGCCGTCGTCGGCGGGCCCGTCCCGTTGCTGACCCGCGGCGAGGTCGCGGCGCCGGGCACCCTCGAACGTCACTACTCGCCGGCCGCGCGCGTCGTCCTCGTCGTCGACGCGGCGACCGCGGCCGAACGCGTGAGAGAAGAAGGCGCCGCCAACCGTCGCGTCGGGCTGCTCTCGCTCGCGGATGTGACAATCGCCACACCGAACGACGTGGTCGTACTGACGAGCCCTGCGGATGTCGATGACTACGCGCGTGTGCTCTACGCGCGGTTGCGCGAAGCCGACGAACACGGCCTCGACACGCTCGTCGTCGTGCCGCCGCCCGCGGACGGGATCGGCGCTGCCGTCGCCGATCGCCTGGCGCGTGCGGCCGCAACGGCCGGGTTAGCGTGACCTCGATGCCCGGGAACTCCGCGCCGATCGGGATCTTCGACAGTGGCCTCGGCGGGCTCACCGTCGCGCGCGCGCTCATCGACCTGTTGCCCGACGAGGACTTCGTCTACTTCGGCGACACCGGCCGTTTCCCGTACGGGCCGAAGCCCGCGGAAGAGGTGTTGAAGTACTCGCTGCAGATCGCGGACCTGCTCGTCGAGCGGTCGGTGAAGATGCTCGTTGTCGCGTGCAACAGCGCGTCGGCCGCCGCGCTCGACGCGCTGCGCGAGCGCCTCGACGTCCCGATCGTCGGCGTGATCGAACCCGGCGTGCGCGCGGCGCGCGACGCGACGCGCAGCGGTCGTGTCGGGGTGATCGGCACGGTCGGCACGATCGCGTCGGGCGCGTACCAACGCGCGGCGAGCACGTTCGCGCCCGACATGCAGCTCACGTGCGCGGCCTGCCCGGGATTCGTCGAGTTCGTCGAGGCCGGCGACGTCGACTCCGACCAGGTGCACGTGCTCGCCGAGCGTCTGCTCGCGCCCGTGCTCGCCGCCGACGTCGACACCCTCGTGCTCGGTTGCACGCACTATCCGCTGCTGTCGCGCACGCTCGGCGACGTGATGGGTGCCGAGGTCGTGTTGGTGTCGAGTGCCGACGAGACCGCGTTCGAAGTGCGCGCGCGACTCGACGCGCCCGCGCCGCCGAACCGCGCCGATTCGAGCCACGCGTTCGTCACGAGCGGCGACGTCGGTCAGTTCCTCGCCCTCGGTGCGCGTTTCCTCGGCCCCGAGGTCGACACGGTCGAAGCGTGGACCTGGTGAGATGATCGAGCTCACGGTCCTCGGTTGCTGTGGTTCGTACGGCGCGCCCGCGGGCGGCGCGTGCAGCGGCTATCTCGTGCGCGCGGGCGGGAAGACGATCTGGATGGACTGCGGCAACGGCACGTTCGCGGCGCTGCAACGCCACGCCGACGTCGCCGACATCGACGCGGTCGTGATCACGCACGCGCACCCCGACCACTGCGTCGACCTCTACGGCCTGCACGTGCTCAACCGCTACGGCCTCGAGCGGCTCGGACTCCCGGTCTACGCGCCGGAAGGCGTGCAGAAGAACCTCACCGCGCTCGTAGGGGACTGGGGTGGCGCGTTCGACTGGTGCGAGGTCGGCGAGGGCGACGCGGCGACGGTCGGACCCGTCGACCTGCGGTTCTCGCGCACCGACCATCCGCCGCCGACGGTCGCGGTCGAGCTCACGCACGACGACAAACGGCTCGTCTACACGTCCGACACGGGACCGAACTGGAGTGTCGACGCCTTCGCGCCGCGCGCCGACCTCGTGCTGTCGGAGGCGACCTACCAGCACGACGACATCCGCGTCGCGATCCACCTGTCGGCCCTCCAGGCCGGGGAAGCCGCGCGTGCGGCGGCCGCGCGCCGGCTGGTGATCACGCACCTCTGGCCCACGCTCGATCCCGCGCGCTCGGTTGCGGAGGCGGCGGAAGGCTTCGGCGCCGACGTCACCCTCGCGGCGCCGAACCTCACCCTCAAGATCTGAGCTTTCTGGTCGCGCTCGTTTCGCTCGCCGCTCCTGACGCCTCGGTCCGCGGCGCGGGCGGCCCGCACCGCGACCCGCCCGTTCCTGCGGGAACGAAATCGGAAACCTAGGCTGCGACGGTCGTCCCACCGCTGAAAGGCAAGCAATTGAGTCCACGGGTGTCGGGTCGCGAGCACGACGAGCTCCGGCCGATCACATTCACGCGCGACTACACCGAGATGGCGGCGGGCTCGGTGCTCGTCGAGTTCGGCCGGACACGCGTCCTCTGCACCGCGTCCGTGGAGGACCGCATCCCGCCGTGGTTGCGCGGCAAGGGTCAGGGTTGGGTCACCGCGGAGTACTCGATGCTGCCGGGCTCGAGTCCCGAGCGCGTCGGTCGCGAAGCCGCGAAGGGCAAGCAGTCGGGTCGCACGCAGGAGATCCAGCGCCTCATCGGTCGCTCGCTGCGCGCGGTCACGGACCTCGTCGCGGTCGGTGAGAACCAGATCGTCGTCGACTGCGACGTGTTGCAGGCCGACGGCGGCACGCGCACCGCGTCGATCTGCGGCGGCTGGATCGCGCTGCACGACGCGTGCTCACGACTGCTCCAGAAGGAGCTCATCGCGCGCCACCCGATCCAGGAGGCG containing:
- a CDS encoding cysteine synthase family protein; amino-acid sequence: MARYDSILDLIGETPLVALHQLSPNPDVRIWAKLEGQNPGGSSKDRIAKKMVELAERDGALEPGATILEPSSGNTGIGLALVARLRGYKLRIVMPENVSPERRQLLEIFGAEVTPSPGEEGSNGAIRMAEKIAAEHPEYVLLFQYGNPANPLAHYEGTGPEIWRDCPEVDVFVAGLGTSGTLMGVGRYLKERKPAVKIVAVEPPAGELVQGLRNLDDGFVPPIFERDVLDRKFIVRPRESIELTRRLLDECGVFSGISSGAAVAGALKMAAEIDSGTIVTLLPDGGWKYLSSGAWTDDIDVVEARAQQINYW
- the murI gene encoding glutamate racemase gives rise to the protein MPGNSAPIGIFDSGLGGLTVARALIDLLPDEDFVYFGDTGRFPYGPKPAEEVLKYSLQIADLLVERSVKMLVVACNSASAAALDALRERLDVPIVGVIEPGVRAARDATRSGRVGVIGTVGTIASGAYQRAASTFAPDMQLTCAACPGFVEFVEAGDVDSDQVHVLAERLLAPVLAADVDTLVLGCTHYPLLSRTLGDVMGAEVVLVSSADETAFEVRARLDAPAPPNRADSSHAFVTSGDVGQFLALGARFLGPEVDTVEAWTW
- a CDS encoding L-threonylcarbamoyladenylate synthase, which codes for MTDAIDDAAAVLRAGGLVAFPTETVYGLGADAANPHAVARIYAVKGRPSDHPIIVHLASADALDDYADDVTDATRALARACWPGPLTLVVRRRARTIADAVTGGRDTVALRVPAHPVAQALLEAFGGGVAAPSANRFGRVSPTTAAHVRADLDGDVDVVLDGGAATVGVESTIVDGSGPHPAILRLGGVTQTTVEAVVGGPVPLLTRGEVAAPGTLERHYSPAARVVLVVDAATAAERVREEGAANRRVGLLSLADVTIATPNDVVVLTSPADVDDYARVLYARLREADEHGLDTLVVVPPPADGIGAAVADRLARAAATAGLA
- a CDS encoding molybdopterin cofactor-binding domain-containing protein; this encodes LLERILDIAADELGIDAAEIRRRNFLQPSEFPLTTVTGANYDNGEYERALDAVLAASGYTALREEQRARRERGDVKQLGIGVASYVEITAPGLFSEYGAIEVNEDGTVTAKVGTSSHGQGHETAFAMIVSEVLGVPMEKVRLVQSDTAVIPRGQGTMGSRSLQTAGTAVFQASGIVLDKARLLAAHLLEASTDDIVVGDDGLEVTGVPASRVSWADLASAALDPARRPEGMEAGLAHELDFNQGESTFPFGSHVAVVEVDTETGRVELVRHVAVDDCGRILNPLLVAGQQHGGIAQGAAQALFEHVQYDADGNPITANLMDYAMPSAAELPSFEVSNTETPTSLNPLGAKGIGESGTIGSTPAVQNAVVDALSPFGVRHLDMPCTAERVWQALRDAKASASA
- a CDS encoding ubiquitin-like small modifier protein 1, producing MSVEVKLPTVLRTHADGKASVPSDGATVGAVFHDLVTRYPSIRGNLLDDAGGLHKFVNVYKNDDDIRYLEQLDTKLDDGDILSIIPAVAGGAGPATS
- a CDS encoding M67 family metallopeptidase, which translates into the protein MSSFAGPLLRLTSHQHAVIVGHCYDGYPDEACGLLTGRLVGSESDGRVTDAVPCVNAARSARTYTVDGRDFLRVSREAEARGDDIVGVWHSHTHTTAYPSPTDVQLAADPMWLYLIVSLRDGFPMLRAYRIRDETIAEIPITIES
- a CDS encoding MBL fold metallo-hydrolase, whose product is MIELTVLGCCGSYGAPAGGACSGYLVRAGGKTIWMDCGNGTFAALQRHADVADIDAVVITHAHPDHCVDLYGLHVLNRYGLERLGLPVYAPEGVQKNLTALVGDWGGAFDWCEVGEGDAATVGPVDLRFSRTDHPPPTVAVELTHDDKRLVYTSDTGPNWSVDAFAPRADLVLSEATYQHDDIRVAIHLSALQAGEAARAAAARRLVITHLWPTLDPARSVAEAAEGFGADVTLAAPNLTLKI
- the rph gene encoding ribonuclease PH, with the protein product MSPRVSGREHDELRPITFTRDYTEMAAGSVLVEFGRTRVLCTASVEDRIPPWLRGKGQGWVTAEYSMLPGSSPERVGREAAKGKQSGRTQEIQRLIGRSLRAVTDLVAVGENQIVVDCDVLQADGGTRTASICGGWIALHDACSRLLQKELIARHPIQEACAAISVGVIDGVPMLDLEYREDVRAEVDMNVVMTAGRRFVEVQGTAEGAAFSRDELAQLLALAEAGIAEIVEAQEQMIAVAPTPR